The Entomobacter blattae nucleotide sequence GGTTCCTGTGGGAACCCAAATTTTTGATGAAGACAAAACAACGCTTCTTGCTGATATGGACAAAGCAGGCAAAACCCTTACCCTCTGCCGTGGTGGAGATGGTGGCTTTGGGAATAGCCGTTTTAAAAGTAGCACAAATCGCGCCCCGCGGCGGGCAGATAAAGGCTGGCCAGGTGAAGAGCGCTGGGTGTGGTTACGCCTTAAACTGATTGCTGATATTGGCCTTGTTGGTCTTCCTAATGCGGGAAAATCCACGTTCCTTTCGGTGGTTTCAGCCGCACGACCCAAAATTGCAGACTACCCTTTTACCACCCTCTACCCACAGCTCGGCGTTGTTCACCTCTCCCAGACTGAAGAATTCGTGGTGGCTGATATCCCAGGCCTGATTGAAGGGGCCCATGAAGGATCTGGCTTAGGTGATCGCTTCCTTGGTCATGTAGAGCGCTGTTCGGCCTTGCTCCATCTCATAGATATTACACAAGAGGATATCCTGGCTGCCTGGCACACCATTCGGGCTGAACTGCAAGCTTACGACCCAAAACTCGCAGCCAAGCTAGAGATTATAGCCCTCAATAAAGTTGATATCCTCACAGAGGAAGAGATAAGCCAAAAAATAGAATCCTTACAACAGGTTACATCTGCTTCTATTTTTCCGATCTCTGCAGCAAGCCAGAAGGGCCTTACCCCCCTATTGCGTGCTCTTCAAAAAATCGTTAACGATACCCCTTAATCAGATAACCCTTTCGTATTTTATTCTTGCCCTTTTACCCTTTTGGGTATTTTTACAAAATCGTCCACTGTCCTTCAAGGGCCTCTCTTCACAGTCTTTCTTATAGTCCTTTCCTTACCTTGATGTTCCCATTGTTTTTTCTTAAAATCGTGAGTTCCTTATGACGGCTCCCCTTTCCCTTTCTCATGCCAAAAAAATTGTGATCAAGGTTGGCAGCGCACTCGTTGTGAACACGCAAACAGGCCGCCTCCAAAAGGAATGGATGCAATCTCTGGCTGAAGACATCGCTCTTCTTTCCCGTAGGGGGGTACATATCATCCTGGTCTCATCGGGCGCCATTGCCTTAGCCCGAACACAGCTTAATCTAAAAAATGGCCCACTAAGGCTAGATGAAAAACAGGCCGCTGCCTCTATTGGGCAGATTGGCTTAGCCCAAGGGTGGAGCAAGGCGCTCGCCCCCTTTAACCTTACTGCTGGCCAACTCCTGCTAACGCTTGAAGATACAGAGGCCAGAAACCGCTACCTCAATGCCCGTAATACTCTCAACATGCTCCATAAATTAGGGTGTGTACCCATTATTAACGAAAACGACGCCACAGCGACCACTGAAATCCGATTTGGCGATAACGATCGACTGGCGGCCAAGGTTGCTGTTATGACCGATGCAGACCAGCTTATTATCCTTTCCGACATTGATGGACTCTACACAGCAAACCCCGATAAGGACCCGTCTGCCCAACATATTCCTCTTATTCCTACCATTACAGAGGATATAGAAGCCATGGCTGGTGAACCCACCAATATTTTC carries:
- the obgE gene encoding GTPase ObgE, with the protein product MKFLDQAKIYVKSGDGGDGVVAFRREKFIEFGGPDGGDGGKGGDIVFKAVDNLNTLIDFRYTQHFRAKKGGNGAGANKTGAGAAPVIIKVPVGTQIFDEDKTTLLADMDKAGKTLTLCRGGDGGFGNSRFKSSTNRAPRRADKGWPGEERWVWLRLKLIADIGLVGLPNAGKSTFLSVVSAARPKIADYPFTTLYPQLGVVHLSQTEEFVVADIPGLIEGAHEGSGLGDRFLGHVERCSALLHLIDITQEDILAAWHTIRAELQAYDPKLAAKLEIIALNKVDILTEEEISQKIESLQQVTSASIFPISAASQKGLTPLLRALQKIVNDTP
- the proB gene encoding glutamate 5-kinase, which codes for MTAPLSLSHAKKIVIKVGSALVVNTQTGRLQKEWMQSLAEDIALLSRRGVHIILVSSGAIALARTQLNLKNGPLRLDEKQAAASIGQIGLAQGWSKALAPFNLTAGQLLLTLEDTEARNRYLNARNTLNMLHKLGCVPIINENDATATTEIRFGDNDRLAAKVAVMTDADQLIILSDIDGLYTANPDKDPSAQHIPLIPTITEDIEAMAGEPTNIFSSGGMKTKIIAAKIATHAGCAVAIAKGTLMRPLHHLIEGNGRCSWFLPQQDRISARKNWIASSLKSNGELVIDQGAVQALLAGHSLLPAGIVSMNGYFSQGDLVVVKDSHNRLIAKGLISYDADDAQKIMGHHTHEIEQLLGWLGREEMIHRDNLVLLC